In Equus przewalskii isolate Varuska chromosome 6, EquPr2, whole genome shotgun sequence, one DNA window encodes the following:
- the LOC139084060 gene encoding uncharacterized protein translates to MRKLRHKNLTGARTDHFLEGLGWDGPTPSRHPRGPPPPRPAPREPLVPLPRITQAPEEAGKDAPDARGSLSRREGRPQLHNPARSGPAQSSMPGAAAPAVLLACTLALGSPAFAGHSRPLEVPGTLRGSIVGGREVAPHSRPYMASLQLDEKHICGAVLVRPRRVLTAAHCEVAWNLSDFRVVLGAHNLNTPEPTQQVFNITRAVPYPLYNAQQDIHDIQLLKLHTSACRFLRSPHAPAWPEPRFTPRVTVPRDGLGRDHGPRRPLGHAAGGHCGRPAPGHLQRVLERGPHAGHALRLHGHQGAPRRVHGRLGRPPLLPQPAAGRGVLLLHGVREPPLPGRLHPRVRLRVLDQGRAAALLTGRRGLPLNKGSPGGTAPPTVCPPGSPQLPSPCSAASHGSPAPWSISAPRLRP, encoded by the exons atgaggaaactgaggcacaaa AACCTCACGGGAGCCAGAACTGACCATTTCttggaggggctgggctgggacgGGCCCACCCCTTCCCGACACCCACGCGGTCCCCCCCCCCCACGGCCAGCCCCCCGGGAACCGTTGGTGCCGTTACCTCGCATTACACAAGCCCCCGAAGAGGCTGGGAAGGATGCGCCGGATGCAAGAGGGAGCTTATCCCGGAGGGAAGGGCGCCCCCAGCTTCATAACCCAGCCAGGTCGGGCCCTGCACAGAGCAGCATGCCCGGAGCTGCCGCCCCCGCCGTCCTCCTGGCCTGCACACTGGCCCTGGGATCCCCAGCTTTTGCAG GACACTCACGGCCACTGGAAGTCCCAG GGACCCTGCGAGGCAGCATCGTGGGGGGCCGTGAAGTGGCGCCCCACTCACGACCCTACATGGCATCTCTGCAGCTGGACGAGAAGCACATCTGCGGGGCCGTGCTGGTGCGGCCTCGCCGGGTGCTGACCGCCGCGCACTGCGAGGTGGCCTG GAACCTCAGCGACTTCCGGGTGGTCCTGGGGGCCCACAACCTGAACACGCCGGAGCCCACCCAGCAGGTCTTCAACATCACGCGGGCCGTGCCCTACCCGCTCTACAACGCCCAGCAGGACATCCATGACATTCAGCTGCTCAAG CTCCACACCTCGGCCTGCCGCTTCCTCCGTTCGCCCCACGCCCCTGCCTGGCCGGAACCGCGATTTACGCCCAGGGTCACAGTGCCACGTGATGGGCTGGGGCGAGACCACGGGCCACGACGACCCCTCGGCCACGCTGCTGGAGGCCACTGTGGTCGTCCAGCCCCGGGACACCTGCAACGCGTCCTGGAGAGGGGCCCTCACGCGGGACATGCTCTGCGCCTCCACGGGCACCAGGGAGCGCCGAGGCGTGTGCACG GGCGACTCGGGCGGCCCCCTCTTCTGCCGCAGCCAGCTGCAGGGCGTGGTGTCCTTCTCCTCCATGGTGTGCGGGAGCCCCCACTTCCCGGACGTCTACACCCGCGTGTCCGCCTACGTGTCCTGGATCAGGGACGTGCTGCAGCACTACTGACGGGCAGGCGGGGTCTCCCCCTCAATAAAGGCTCTCCAGGCGGCACCGCGCCTCCGACCGTGTGTCCCCCTGGCTCACCGCAGCTGCCATCCCCCTGCTCTGCTGcctcccatggctccccagcACCCTGGAGCATCTCGGCCCCTCGTTTGCGGCCCTGA
- the FSTL3 gene encoding follistatin-related protein 3 has product MRPGAPGPLWPLPWGALAWAVGFVGSVGSGDPAPGGVCWLQQGREATCSLVLKTDVSQAECCASGNIDTAWSNFTHPGNKISLLGFLGLVHCLPCKDSCDGVECGPGKACRMLGGRPRCECAPDCAGLPARLQVCGSDGATYRDECELRAARCRGHPDLRVMYRGRCRKSCAHVVCLRPQSCVVDQTGSAHCVVCRAAPCPTPSSPGQELCGNNNVTYMSSCHLRQATCFLGRSIGVRHPGSCTGTAEPAEAESKEKEEEEEEDEEEEEENFV; this is encoded by the exons ATGCGTCCCGGGGCGCCGGGGCCGCTGTGGCCGCTGCCCTGGGGGGCCCTGGCCTGGGCCGTGGGCTTCGTGGGCTCCGTGGGCTCGGGGGACCCCGCGCCCG GTGGTGTTTGCTGGCTCCAGCAGGGCCGGGAGGCCACCTGCAGCCTGGTTCTGAAGACCGACGTCAGCCAGGCTGAGTGCTGCGCCTCCGGCAACATCGACACCGCCTGGTCCAACTTCACCCACCCGGGGAACAAGATCAGCCTCCTGGGCTTCCTGGGCCTCGTCCACTGCCTGCCCTGCAAAG ATTCGTGCGACGGCGTGGAGTGCGGCCCGGGCAAGGCGTGCCGCATGCTGGGCGGCCGCCCGCGCTGCGAGTGCGCGCCCGACTGCGCGGGGCTCCCGGCGCGCCTGCAGGTCTGCGGCTCGGACGGCGCCACCTACCGCGACGAGTGCGAGCTGCGCGCCGCGCGCTGCCGCGGCCACCCGGACCTGCGTGTCATGTACCGGGGCCGCTGCCGCA AGTCGTGCGCGCACGTGGTGTGCCTGCGGCCGCAGTCGTGCGTGGTGGACCAGACGGGCAGCGCGCACTGCGTGGTGTGCCGCGCGGCGCCCTGCCCGACGCCCTCCAGCCCCGGCCAGGAGCTCTGCGGCAACAACAACGTCACCTACATGTCCTCGTGCCACCTCCGCCAGGCCACCTGCTTCCTGGGCCGCTCCATCGGCGTGCGCCACCCGGGCAGCTGCACAG GCACCGCAGAGCCGGCAGAGGCTGAGtcgaaggagaaggaggaagaggaggaagaggacgaggaggaggaagaggagaactTCGTGTGA
- the PRSS57 gene encoding serine protease 57, producing the protein MTSGVTRPGRAQVCPGRRPREPPPTHFLAACAIVIVANGRGGRSPGSQKHRLRRRWGLRPQAAAGPPSRLLGEGGAAAGRVLQGAASPTAMGCGAGGRGRLLLTVAAVLTLLTRPPGSWGARIIGGHQVTPHSRPYMASVRFKGEHFCGGFLLRARWVVSAAHCFRDRDPRADLVVLGAHALRIAEPTQQVLGVSAVVSHPDYQPATHANDICLLRLNSSAVLGPAVGLLKLPRSGARPPRAGTLCRVAGWGSVSDFEDQPPGLMEAEVRVLGLDACNRSWTGRLKPAMLCTHSEDSQRRGFCSADSGGPLVCRNRAHGLVSFSGLWCGDPKTPDVYTQVSAFVSWIWDVVRQRPHGPWPSPPGVPAGAA; encoded by the exons ATGACCTCTGGGGTCACACGGCCTGGCAGAGCGCAGGTTTGCCCGGGCAGGCGGCCCCGAGAGCCTCCCCCCACCCATTTCCTGGCCGCCTGTGCAATCGTGATCGTGGCCAATGGCCGAGGCGGGCGGTCACCGGGCTCCCAGAAGCACCGGCTCCGGCGGAGGTGGGGCCTCCGACCACAGGCTGCAGCCGGGCCCCCTTCCCGGCTGTTGGGCGAGGGTGGGGCCGCGGCCGGCAGAGTCCTCCAGGGAGCCGCCAGCCCGACAGCCATGGGGTGCGGGGCGGGGGGCCGGGGCCGCCTGCTGCTGACCGTGGCCGCTGTCCTGACGCTGCTCACGAGGCCCCCAG GCTCCTGGGGCGCCCGGATCATCGGCGGCCACCAGGTGACCCCCCACTCCCGGCCGTACATGGCATCCGTGCGCTTCAAGGGCGAGCACTTCTGCGGGGGCTTCCTGCTCCGCGCCCGCTGGGTGGTCTCGGCTGCCCACTGCTTCAGGGACAG AGACCCCCGCGCGGACCTGGTGGTGCTGGGGGCGCACGCCCTGCGCATCGCGGAGCCCACGCAGCAGGTGCTGGGCGTCTCGGCCGTCGTCAGTCACCCCGACTACCAGCCCGCGACCCACGCCAACGACATCTGCCTGCTGCGG CTGAACAGCTCTGCCGTCCTGGGTCCTGCCGTGGGGCTGCTGAAGCTGCCGCGAAGCGGCGCCAGGCCACCCAGGGCCGGGACGCTGTGCCGTGTGGCTGGCTGGGGCTCTGTGTCCGACTTCGAAGACCAGCCCCCCGGGCTGATGGAGGCCGAGGTCCGCGTGCTGGGTCTGGACGCCTGCAACCGCTCCTGGACGGGCCGGCTGAAGCCGGCCATGCTCTGCACCCACAGTGAGGACAGCCAGAGGCGCGGCTTCTGCTCG gcgGACTCCGGGGGGCCCCTGGTGTGCCGGAACCGGGCCCACGGCCTCGTCTCCTTCTCGGGCCTCTGGTGCGGCGACCCCAAGACCCCCGACGTGTACACGCAGGTGTCCGCCTTCGTGAGTTGGATCTGGGACGTGGTTCGGCAGCGCCCACAtggcccctggcccagccccccTGGGGTCCCCGCAGGAGCTGCCTGA